The Mangrovibacterium diazotrophicum DNA window TCTTGTATTTCTTTATTCGGGTTTTGAAGGTTGTTTATGAAGAGGGCTTTGATCAATTCTGCATTTGTCAACCCGATTTTACCACTGTTCAGGTTACGGAAAACTTTCTTTGCATCCGCTTTGCTTTCGTCGAGGTACCAAATAAAATGAGTATCGTTCAATAACTTGTCGATAAACACATTCTTGAAATTATCATCCTTTTCTGCTAACCATGATTTGATAGCCAGGTAGGCTGCGAAAAAATGATAGTTGTCTATATTATCGAACGTACCTCCGTCAAACTGAATATTCCATTGACTAAGTAGTGCTTTATTCAATTCACTGATAGCTTGTTCGTATTTTTTACCAGCAAAACTGAATGAAAAGGGGAGTTCGCCAACCTTTTCGCGAATAGTGTTTAGGAAGTCAGCACTGCTTTCACGCGTTTGATAACTTATCTGGTATAGATCTTTATCTTTGCTTAGTGCCTTCAATATCAGAAAAATGGTTGTCAACCTCTGTTGACCATCGATCACTTCGAAACATTTTACAGTGCCTGTTTCAAACTGTTTATCACCTATCTTGTCATCCATTGTTTTTACATCCATTGTTTTTACAGCCAGCGGTTGTAAGCTGTAAAAGTTCTCCCGAGCTCTATCGTATGCTGCCAGGTCGTTAAGCAAGTCGAGCACTTGCACCGACGTCCATTTATAGCCCCGTTGGTAGTCGTCAATAAAGAAGTGATAATCTTCAAGTTCCCAAACGGGCTTAGTTTTGAAATTGGTCATGTTTGTGAGGGTGTATTGGGGTTGTTTTTTGGTTTTTCTCAAATCAATTTGCCGGTCGCAACCTTTGTGAACGGCAAGCACGAATTGTTTTATTACACGCTAAAGGTTTCGAAGTATTGTTGTATTAAATGATTGTTTTTACATATTTCGCCAGCTTTTTGCCCTTGCTGAGTTCGGTTGCGTATGATTTATTGATGCCTGATGCCTCGATGATTTGGGCGGCTGTAAATCCAGCGGAATCG harbors:
- a CDS encoding HTH-like domain-containing protein; protein product: MTAKQFGEILADMYHNAPGKEQVTMIHLFGIKYASQIDSAGFTAAQIIEASGINKSYATELSKGKKLAKYVKTII